A stretch of DNA from Pogoniulus pusillus isolate bPogPus1 chromosome 8, bPogPus1.pri, whole genome shotgun sequence:
tctttttcttcttgttccttTCTGCGTGCAGCTGCCCGTTGCTGTTGGGGccacctttctttcttctttctctcctcctgctgcaaaagcagcagtggcaACAGATGAAAATGAAGGCAATGAGGACAACAAAGGGCAGGCCCAaaagcacagccaggcagaCGGTGTTGAAGATGCCCTCTTCATGCTTGGTACGGATGAGTTCCAAGATGGAGTTAAAGAAAGAGCTGATCTTCTGCTCCATGTTggttcctgggcaagctgcctgtgttgctccctctgcagctcctgtatCCTGGGATACGTTCAGCTGCTGCAAAAGCAGCTAGTGGCCTCCACAAGAGTCCTTGGATGGTgcctgcagagagaggaaaacacaAAGCATCAGGTGTCTGCTCCCTCAGTTATACTCTATGGGGAGTGCCAACATAAAGCTTCAGCAGAgtgagagatcatagaatcaggcaggattggaagggaccacaaggatcagccagttccaacctccctgccatggggagggacaccctaccctagatcaggctgcccacagcctcagccagcctggccttaaacaccagaTCTCCTGCCTTGGAGGGGTCTGTGATCACAGGGGCCAGGCCATATATCCCCATCTGAGAAACACAACCTACCAACCTGGGCTTCCTTCTCAGCGGTGGGGATGGGTGAGGAGAACTTTAGACAGCCCTACTTGCCTTGGCACTTGGCCAAGCACCAATCCTACCACCCTGGGCATTCATCTTAAACCTCACCTGGCAGTAATGGCATGCAGCTCTCATTAGCTCTTTGTGGGGCTTCTTTCTTAGCAGAGGAAACATTGTCTGCAGGAGAAGCTTTcctgtccagagatgggcatgCATGATCCAGGCAAAGGACCACCCAAGAGTGATATTGCTGCTCTCAGGGGTGGGATTCAACATGTCACTGGTCTCTCCTTACCCCTgatccacctggagaccaggtCTCTGGTTTGGACAGACCATTTTGCATGGTCTGTGGTTTGGGATGGGCACTGCCCTCCATTTAGACATTGCAGAGGCAAGGTGTGCCTGTCCTGGGCACTACACTGgggtctgctcctgctgtgctggcactCAGGTCATCACCAGCAGTTTTGGCACGGGGAGGGGGTGTAGCTAAACCACCTGGATTTCTGATGGGGAGAGTGGTCAGTGGGACTTGCAGGTAGTGTTCAGGTGGGTGGACCCTGTCAAGCAGCCCTGCACTCACAGATGTCTCTGTGTACTCAGGGTtggctgcaaaggcagcagcagcggaGGGTGAGGTTGGCTGGGGATGAACAAGCGGCTGCAGTGCCTCACCTGGGAATTGCTccaagggtttgggttgggctgAGGAGCATTTTTGTAGCCTGATGTAAGGTTTTCCTCTCCCTCAGGGAGGCAAAGGTGCTGCTGAGTGGCAGGGCTCTCGGGGAAGCCCTCCTtcagggacagggagctgctgcctctgctcagagCTTTCCTCTTCCCCTGAGGCCAGGCAAAGCTCCTGGAGgttttgagcagggctggggacctTTGTGCTATGAGTCTGCAGATCTGCTTCAACCTGAGGGTCACTAAATTATGGGTTGTGCAGATGAAGAGCTTACAGGGCCAATATCAGACTCTAATAGCATATTTCACTCTTGCTCAGCATTTTGCATCCATGCCTTTGCCAGCCTTTGGGATTCAAACCCCACAGCCCCTTGAGGGAATGCTGTACCCACCATGTgcacaggaggggaaactgaggcacagtaAGGGGAAAAGCCAATGCTCCTAAATAACAAAAACTTCAGAAGTATGGCCTGAACTCCAAAGTGTCCCACAGGGCTTGCTCCACTTGTCCCCTGCTCACAGACTCCTTGGCTCTCACTCTGGCAGCTCtagggaggaaagggaaggggacccaggctggtTTAGCTAAAGCCTCCTTGTCTGTAGTCTGCTTTGAATGGCATTTATGGCTGTTGTGACATCTGCtacaggatagaatcatagaatcaaccaggttggaagagacctccaagctcagccagtccaacctagcacccagccctagccagtcaactagaccatggcactaagtgcctcagccaggcttggcttcaacacctccaggcacagagactccaccacctccctgggcagcccattccaatgccaatcactctctctgccaacaacttcctcctaacatccagcctagacctccctggcacaacttgagactgtgtcctcttgttctgttgctgcttgcctggcagaagagaccaaccccacctggctacagcctcccttcagggagttgcagacagcaatgaggtctgccctgagcctcctcttctgcaggctgcacacccccagctccctcagcctctcttcatagagcTGTGTTCCACTTCACCCAGCTGGCACAACTGCAGGTCCTCCCAGCTCACTTTGCATTTACACATGGCCTCCTAAGTGACAGCAAAGTCCTACCCAATCCTAGCCATagcctttgtcctgctgctgaggcaggagctggggcacaGCCTTCAGAAACACCATCCTGGGACAAGGTTGTTCCACGAGCTGACCCTGGATGCTGGCTTTTGGGCCCAGCTGGCAggagatgaatcacagaatgggaggagttggaagggacctctgaaaagCATTGAGAATCTCTCAGCACTGATACTGAGCTCTCAGTCTAGAGCTCATCTCCTGTTAAAAAGTACTGGGTTATCCTCCCTGCCCCTTACAGAGACtgactgcccatggcaggggggttggaactggatgatccttgtggtcccttccaaccctgactggattctatgagtctaagttCATTGCTTTCATCTTCACAAGagtgcagctgggctggccccAATTAGCTGGTGGTTGCTCTTTTGAATGGGGGGAAATGTGATGAAAATGGATGCAGGAATTTCTGTGAGTCCTGTTCTGAAAAACCCTCCTTTGAGATTTCTCCAAAGGAAAGACAGAGCCCTGAGAAGTGGTGGGGACTTTGATGTCTGCAGCTGATGTTTTACTGCTAGAGTTTTGGCCAGTCTGCTGCATCTTCCAGTTTCTGATTGTTAGAAGTGGAATTAAAAACACTATGGTGGGTATTTCTGGAGGTAGGCAAGCAGGAGTGTGGGGATACCAAACATGCTGTGACATGCTGacagacaccaagctgtgtggtgcagcagccaggctggagggcagggatctatccagagggacctggacaggctgcagaggtgggcacaagccaacctcaggagggtcagcaagaccaagtgtgaggtcctgcagctgggtggaggcaatgccaagcacaaatccaggctgggcagtgagtggctggagagcagccctgaggagagggacttgggggtgctgctggaggagaagctcaccaggagccagcagtgtgcacttgcagcccagagagccaagcagagcctgggctgcagcagcagaagtgtggccagcagggacagggaggggattctcctcctctgctctgctctgctgggaccccacctgcagtactgcatccagttctggagcctctattctaaagagggatgtggagatgctggagtgtgtccagagcagggccaggaggatgctcagaggctgcagcagctctgctgtgagcacagactgaaagagttggggctgtgcaggctgcagaagaggaggctcccaggtgtccttcttgtggccttgtagggtctgaagggggctacaaaaaagctggggagggacttttgaggctttcaaggagtgccaggactggggggaatggagcaaagctggagatggagagagtcagcctggaggtgaggaggaagttgttgagcctgagagtggtgagaggctggaatgggttgcccagggaggtggttgaggccccatggctggaggtgtttcaggccaggctggctgaggctgtgtgcagcctgctctagggtagggtgtccctgggcatggcaggggggttggaactggctgctccttgtggtcccttccaactctgactgatcctgtgattctatgcatctGGAGGGCCCTGTGAGAGGCAGAAAAGCTTTTCCCACCCACCCCTGCTGcctagcagctttccagtttcAAGAAACCAGCTGCCCCCTTGCATTGCCTCATTCCTCTGTTCCACAGAAGGAATTATCACTTCTGTCCTCACCTGAGGCTACCACCAATGGCTTGGAGACCAAAATCCTATCCATTGTCTTCTTGCCCTCCGCCCAGAGCTGGCAGCGAGCATTGCAGCCCTTCTTTTGCTCACACAAGAGGTAAGTGAgggctggctctgtgctggtctCTGCCATCTGCTGCCCACAAGCATGACAAGCAAAGGGGAAAGtgaagagagctgctgcttaAAACATCTTCCTTCCCCAACCTTCATCCTCCTAGAGGCTGCTTTATTTTGGGGAGGGGCGGGAAGAAGCTGCAGTAAAGGTTAAACCACAACACAGATAAGCAGAGTAgcttttcccccccccagcctgaATCCTCTGTGTGAGGCAGGTTTGTCCTTTATCCATAAGTCTCCTGCCAGCTCAGTCTCCAGGCAGGAACACTGGATGCTGCCTATGCTACACTTCACTCCAAAAAAGAACTGAAACCAActccccaacaacaacaacaaaaaccaacctCAAACCAACCACCTTAATGTCAGACAAAACAGGATGTACAGTTTTAttcctgcactgagctgctttCTATTTACTGCCTCTTGACTtctggctggggggagggagggttggaacttcCTTTTAAACTCATAATTGTTTGcagagttggggggggggggggaggaaaaaaaaacgaAGAAGAAAGtttaaaggaggaaaaaaaaaaagcagagcccTTTGAAATGCTTCCAGTTTACAACCcagagctggctctgctgcagaggcCAGCACTGCTTGTTCCTGggaagcacccagccctgagcaaacccagagcagcagggatggggctgagcATCCTTTTGCAAAGGGAAAGCAGAGGTACCTGCCATCACCACCCTGAGCAAGCAGCCCCAAAATCCCAGGGCCACctttcagcacagctgtgcagctgcttttCAAATGGCTTTTCTGTTGGGGGGGTGTGTATTGCCTTTTTGTGTTGGAGCTGAAGAGATGTCTGTCTGCTAAATAAAGGAGTTCTTCAGCTTAatgctggcaaaaaaaaaagagatgggaggggaaagcagcagaactgaTGCCTTTTGAGCCACCAGCTCCAAAGGCAGGGGGTTACCCGAGGCCACCCATGCCCAGCTGAAAGCCTGTGCATGTGGCAAGGAGCTGCACTGAGGAAGACTCCAGGGTGGTGTTCGTTTTGGTATGACAGTGACACCTCACAgtatgttagggattggaagggacccaaggagatcaagtccaacccccctgccacagcaggaccacacaatctagcacagatcacagaggaacacatccagacaggccttggaagtctccagaggaggagactccacagcccccctggggagcctgtgtcagtgctctgggacccttacaggaaagaagttcccccttgtgttgagctgaaacctcttctgctgcagcacatctcGTAGAGAGGGGACAAATGGGGGGAACTGTGGCAGGGTCCACTATGAGCAGCCTTTCCACTACCTGATGGAggcctagaagaaagctgggagaggactttttacaagggcttgttgtgacaggatgagagggaatggattgaagcttgaggagggcagatttagactggaaatcaggaagaaattctatgtggtgagacgctggcacaggttgcccagggaggctgtggactccccatccctggaggtgttcaaggccacgttggatgagcaacctggtctagtggaaggtgtctgtgcccacggcaagggggttggaagtggatgatttttaaggtcccttccaacccaacccattctatgaatctgtgggTGTGAACTGGATGCCCAACACACCTGGAGCTGCAGGTGGAAGATGGGCTGGGTCTTTTTGGGTTAAGATATgggacacacaaaaaaaacccaaacccaaaccagggAGACAGGGCAGAGCCTTGGGGAGGGCTGCTAAAATGCTGTGCTAAATGAGCTCTTTGTTTTTCGGGTAGTTGGTGCTGGCAGCGGGACAGGTGAAAGCCGGCATGGGAAGCGGCTCCGAAGTCCTGCAGCCAGGGATGGacggcagctctgcctgccttgtgTAAGTCTTGATTGAAGCTGGGCTCTTTAACCCACGCCGGCTCTGAAGGAGACGGCGTTTTCAGGGGCGGGGAGCATCTGCCACTCCTGCGGAGCTAAGGCAGCCGTGGGTGGAAAACACGCTCCTTGGGAGGGCCAGCCTGGGATGGCACCGCAAGCCACCGGCGGGCACAGCTTGCCTGCGTGAGCTGGAGGGATAAAGGCTGCCAGCCGGAGCACGGGGAAATCAAAACAGAGGGGttgccttggcagtgctgggcttgcCACATCCTGTGCGCTGCAGAGCCGCTGCAGCTCCGGGGGATGGAGGGCGAGTGTGCAGGAAGGTTGCAGTTCGTTGCAAACAGGGGGCAAAGGGCTGGGTACTGCTATGCTGGGtcactgtggcagaggggagagagcTGGAGGCGGTTTAGGACCTGATTTTGCAAGTTAAGGACCTCAGGCTCAACTCTCAACGGGCTCTCAGGACTGTGTGAGTCCCCTCCAGCCTAACAAGGCTCTGGATCAGACAGGAGAAGGACCACCCTAAAGTGCCTCTTCCTGCAATCATGTtgagagcagaagcagctctagGGAGCTGCCCACGATCTGTGGGGTTTGCCCCCCAGTACTTCTAGGTGATTTGAACACAGCCCACACgcagtgtccagctgcatcCCAGGACTTGCAGAGGTGACACAAAAGCATCCGACCTTCAGCCACTCCCATTTCCTTGGTGTGGTCCTGTTTCTGGTGAGTCCTGGGCTTGTGCAGTTGAGGCTAAGTGGTGTGGAGCAGGAACCACAGCACTGCACTCAACCATTTCCTTCTGTTAGTGGCCTGACATCAGCTTCATACCCACTTCCCACCACCAGCCATGAGCCAGGCTAGGAGAGGCCAGCACCTCTGTCAGATCCTGCAAGCTCCCCAGCATGGCCAACACCTCTGTCAGATCCTGCAAGCTCCCCAGCATGGCCAACTCCTCTGTCAGATCCTGCAAGCTCCCCAGCATGGCCAACACCTCTGTCTGATCCTGCAAGCTCCTCAGCATGGCCAACACCTCTGTCAGATCCTGCAAGCTCCCCAGCATGGCCAACACCTCTGTCAGATCCTGCAAGCTCCCCAGCATGGCCAACACCTCTGTCTGATCCTGCAAGCTCCCCAGCATGGCCAACACCTCTGTCAGATCCTGCAAGCTCCCCAGCATGGCCAACACCTCTGTCTGATCCTGCAAGCTCCCCAGCATGGCCAACACCTCTGTCAGATCCTGCAAGCTCCCCAGCATggccaactcctctgccagatcCTGCAAGCTCCCCAGCATGgccaacacctctgccagaTCCTGCAAGCTCCCCAGCATGGCCAACACCTCTGTCAGATCCtgcaagctccccagcagggtaaccagcagagaggcagctacGTGCACATCTATCTTCCTGTTTCCACCTGCAGGCTTAGAGGAAAGCTGGATGAAATCCGACCCTGAGTAGGAGCAGTTTCCTCAGCCGGGACGGCACATTGCCGCTCTGGAAACGGTGAATAAGAAAAGCCTTTTGCCGTCGGTCTCTCGGAACTCACAGCAGGCTCCAGAGACCTTCCTCAGACGCTACAAAACAAACACCGAAAGCCACCATCCTGCGagcaaaaaaccaaccaaagccTCGGCTTATTCCCACCACCATCGAACCTCCCAGCGCGGAGATGCTTTCCTCCCCTAAAGACAGCGACCTGGAAAACTACCGACAGCAGCATTGGCTCAGAGGGTTAAAGTGAAACTATGTCgcaagctgctgcctggagccCGCTCCTCGCTCCCTGCCCGCACACGCGTGGCTGCCAGCGGCCCGGGCATCGCGGCAGCTCCCGGCCGAAGGACCGCTTCTGCCTTGAGAGGAGCACTGCTGTCACCCCTGACGGCGCCggcagccagctcagctcccctccaAACCATGGCACAGGCAGCACCGGGCAGCCTCACTCAGCCCACCCTGGCGTGGGTCCCGGGTGGTTTAGGGCCCTGGAATGGATCACTGGCAGCTTAGGTCCCTGGGGTGGATTCCTGGCAGTTTAGGTCCCTGGGGTGGACCATGGGTACTTCAGGTCCCTGGGGTGGATCAGGGGCAGTTTAGGTCCCTGGGGTGGATCAGGGGCAGTTTAGGTCCCTGGGGTGGATCACTGGCAGCTTAGGTCCCTGGGGTGGATCCCTGGCAGCTTAGGTCCCTGGGGTGGATCCCTGGCAGTTTAGGTCCCTGGGGTGGACCATGGGTACTTCAGGTCCCTGGGGTGGACCATGGGTACTTCAGGTCCCTGGGGTGGATCAGGGGCAGTTTAGGTCCCTGGGGTGGATCAGGGGCAGTTTAGGTCCCTGGGGTGGACCAGGGGCAGTTTAGGTCCCTGGGGTGGACCATGGGTACTTCAGGTCCCTGGGGTGGATCAGGGGCACCCAAGGAGGGTGAGGTTGCTGCAGGCCAACCTGGGCAAGCCCTGCGGCTCTCCAGGGGCCAGGTAACAGCAGAAGCCGTTGGTGCAGCCTTACTTCTTCTAGCTTCCACCATCCCAAATCCCTGGCGCTGGGCAGGTCACCTTCTGACAGATGCTCCCTGAGAGCTTCTTGCGCTTCATCAATCGCTTCCCAACTGCCGCTGCCCCCAGCCAaggcactgccagcacctgCCCCAGGGGCCGCGCCTCGGTCCCACCACGCCTGCCGAAGCCCCTGCCCCGGCGCCGGGGCCGGGCAGAAGATGATGTGACCTTAAAACCACGAGGAAAGCCCCGGAGTTTGGGAAGCACAGAGCCAAAGAGGGCAGCCGGTGGCGAGCAAgaccccctcccagcccctccggCCAGCTTACCTCGGCCGCCGTGGCTCGTCCTGCCGCCACCCCTCCGGAGGCTGCGGCGGCCGGAGGAAGTGAGCCGCCCCGGCCGCCTGCCTccgcccccggcccggccccgccgccctcccgcccggcccggcccggccccacCTGCGCCGGCCGCCGGCCCCAGCCCGCCCGTGTGACACCTCCTGCCCcgtcccttcccccctccccatgcCGGTAACGGGGCCGGGCGGGGGCGTCTCGGCGCTTCGGCGGCCGCGGGGTCCCGGGCGCGGCCAGCCCCGGGCGCTCGGGAGGGGCTGGCCCagttggagttgtttagtctagagGAGAGGTATGGGGAAGAACAAACCGCTCCTGAAAGCTGCCCAAGACTTAAGGGAAGAGGGAGACTATCGGGTGTGCtccctggctgggaaggagactCGGGTTTGGTGCAGCAGAGATGTCCCCCAAAgctggttttttgggggggtgtagCTGCAATAGGGGCTCGCAGGGGCAGCGATTactgctcctcctgctgggaGGTTGGTGAGGACGGGGGAGACCTCCGTCTCACGAAACGCAAGGGCAGGACTGTCACCCTGCACCCCAGCCCTTGCTTTGTCCCTGGAAAGGGGACCCTGCAGCAGAGTCGGAGGTGAGAGAGCATCCCCCGGGAAGGCACATCCCCGAGGCTGCTCTCTGCCGTGCTGGGCACCCACGGAGGAGATGTGTGACCAGATCGTGCAGGGGTTTGACATTGTCAAGCCTTGATTTCAGTTCAGTTTGGtcacccctcctcccccagctccccttAATTTTCACTTGCTGCTTTCTCTCCATCATATTTCTGTTTTTATCTCCCCACGAGAAGGAATCACCAGATCttgactgctttccagcccagGGCTGAGTGGGCTCTGTACAACGTTGAGATGCTGTTGCCTTGGGCAAGCTGCAGCTAGAAGAATGTGCTGGAATTTTCCTGGCCATCTCCAGTCCTTTCAGCTTGCAAACTCCCCATGCTCACCCTTCTCGCTCTCCTTCGTGTTCTGGaaccagcagctttgctgttccACTTCAGCCTTGGTGCTGACTCATTGAGCTGGGGTAGCCAAGGCTCCCTGCCCCtttgaggctgctggaaaacagTCTCCTGTTGCCAGTTCCatggcctggcagtgccaggagcaaAGCTGCAATAGGATATAAGGATGGAAAGGTGGAGGGATGGAGgcaagctgcctgccagcctcagctgactccactgctctctcttctgctgccttcagcctctCACTCAGGACAGAGGGATGAGAGACCCCAGGGAATGCATGTTGCAGGCTacagaccttcttgtggcctttcagtacctgagaGGGGCCTgcagaaaaagctggggagggactttttaggctgtcagggagtgacaggactggggggaatggagcaaag
This window harbors:
- the KIAA0040 gene encoding uncharacterized protein KIAA0040 homolog — encoded protein: MEQKISSFFNSILELIRTKHEEGIFNTVCLAVLLGLPFVVLIAFIFICCHCCFCSRRRERRKKGGPNSNGQLHAERNKKKKKKKKKDEEDLWISAQPKLLLLDKRPSLPI